CAAGCGTACCGTTGCATACGAAGATATGACTCTCATTCCATATTCAAATCCAGTGCATTAGGGAGGAATAACAGATGAAGATTGTTGCTGTTGCCGCCTGCACCGCAGGTATTGCCCATACGTATATCGCCCGTGAGAAGCTGATCAGAGGCGCTCAAGCGCGCGGTCACGAGATCAAAGTGGAAACACAAGGCACCATCGGTACTGAAAATGAACTATCATCCGCCGATGTTGCTGCTGCTGATGTGGTCATTCTGGCAGTCGACATCAAGATCGGCGGCGAGGAACGCTTCAAAGGCAAACCGATTATTCGCGTCAAAACAGAGACGGTGATCAAATCGCCGGTACAGTTTGTGGAGAAGGTAGAGAAATCGCTGGCAACCATCTGATTGCTGGGAGGGACTAATGATGACGACCCGTAGTAAACTGATTGGTCAAAACATCAAAAAGCATCTGTTAACCGGTATTTCATACATGATTCCATTGATTGTGGCGGCGGGAATCTGTATTGCGCTTGGACAAGTGCTGGGTGGTATCCATGTATCCAAAGCCGTTGGCACTATTCCGTATTATCTTAATGAAATTGGCGGCTGGGGTATGGGGCTGGTCGTACCGCTGATCTGTGCGGCGATTGCCTATTCCATCTCCGACCGCCCCGGCATCGCGCCCGGTCTGATCGTTGGCTATCTGTGCGGACAGATTCAGGCAGGCTTTATTGGCGGTATGGTTGGCGGCTTTTTGGTCGGTTATGTAGTACTCGCAATCAAAAAATATATCCGGCTACCCGCCTCCATGCAGGGCTTGATGCCGGTCATGATTATTCCGGTGCTGGCAACCGCCTTCTCTGGATTGGTGATGTTCCTGTTTATCGGTCAGCCGATCGTCTGGCTGCAAAACGGGCTGGTGCATATGCTGGAATCGATGCAGGGTGGCTCCAAATTCGTACTCGGCGCTGTACTCGGTGCGATGGCAACATTCGATTTTGGTGGTCCCGTTAACAAAACGATGTCGCTGTTCGCTGACGGTCTGCTCGTACAGGGCATTTATGGACCGGAAGCTGTCAAATTTGTCGGCTCGATCATCCCGCCGCTCGGCATCACCCTATCCTATCTGTTCACTCGCAACAAGTACACCAAAGCGGAAAAGGAAGCGCTCAAGGCTGCTTTCCCCATGGGCATCTGTATGATCACCGAGGGCGTGATTCCCATCGCTGCCCGTGATCTGGTGCGCGTCGTGCTCTCCTGCGTTATTGCTTCGGCAGTCGCTGGCGGTCTGATCATGACATGGGGCGTGGAAGCGCCTGTACCACACGGCGGGCTATTCGTTGTCCCACTGTTCACCCATCCATGGCTGTTCATGCTGGCACTGTTGATCGGTACTACCATCTGCGCGGTCGTGCTGTCCGCGATCAAGAAGCCTGTGACTGAGCTGGACGAGCAGTTTGACGATAGCATTGACCAGCAGGTGGATGAAGATGATATCGTATTTACCTTTGAAAAGGCGGAAAAGATCTAACGTTGCTATCACTACGATCACGCACAGCTGTCACCAAACAACCACTACAAATGAAGAGGAGTGTTGACCATGTTGTTGACGATGAGCGAGCTGCTAAAAGTCGCACAGGAGAACAAATTTGCGGTAGGGGCGTTCAATATTGCGGATAGTACCTTTGTACGGGCGGTAATTGAGGAAGCCGAGCGTTCGCAATCCCCTGCGATTCTGTCCTTTCACCCGACGGAATTGGAATTTGTAACGGATGAGTTTTTCGGATATGTACGTGAACGGGCAGTGAAAAGCAGTGTTCCCTTTGTCATTCATCTGGATCATGGCGGCTCAATTGCGGACGTGGTTCGAGCAATCAAATGCGGATTCACCTCCGTCATGATTGATGGTTCGCTGCTGCCGTATGAGGAAAATGTCGCGCTCACTCAGCAGGTGGTGGAGCTGGCGCATGCAGTCGGCGTATCCGTCGAAGCAGAGCTAGGTACGATTGGAAGTACCGGCAATTCAGTCGAAGGCGGTGTAACCGAGGTGACGTATACTGATCCGAATCAGGCGGAGGATTTTGTTCGTCGTACGGGTACAGATACATTAGCGGTAGCGATTGGGACCGCGCATGGCATTTATCCGAAGCATGTAAAGCCGAAGTTACAGCTAGATATTTTGCAGGACATCTCTACACGTGTTGATATTCCGCTTGTGCTACATGGCGGCTCTTCCAACCCAGATGCCGAGATTGCCCAATCTGTCACGATGGGTATCGCCAAAGTGAATATTTCCAGTGATATGAAATACGCCTACTTCGCCAAAGCGCGCGAAATTCTCGCCCGCGAGGAATGGTGGGACCCGAACGTTATTTATCCAGAATGTATTATCGCCGCACAAGAAGTCATTCGCTACAAAATGGAGCTGTTCCAGTCTGTAGGTAAAAGCGAGCTGTATCAGAAGCAGCCGGTGCTGCAATAAAGAACATATCCTATCATCATCAATCCAATCGCATGATCATACAAATGCCCGCTGTATGCTAGTATACAGTGGGCATTTTCTTATTGCTCCGATCCGGTGACAAGGAATCTAAATACCCCGATGGCAAACCAGATTACAATGACAGTTGCAATTATAATCAATCATCTTAGATACTGTTCTGTACGCAGAACAATTCATCGAGGGTAAATGATTAGTAGGATGATATACTGGTAACAACAATTCCTCAATCGCAATCAAGGAGGTTGGTTGGATGAAGGTTCTGCGCAAGTTCATTCTCGCTTTTCTGCTGTCCAATGTGATTGGCAATTGGAGCTTCAAGCAAATCTCCTTTTTGCAATACGATCTTACGGCAGGCTTGCTGAGCACAGGCAATATCATCCGTTATCTGGTCAATCTCGCCTGTTACATCGCGGTAGCCGTATGGATCTATCAGATTTTGGAGTGGATGGAGAAGCGGCGACAACAACGTAAAGAAGAATCCGGTTAACCAGCAATGAACGTCTTCAAGCAGACGATCACAGGATGCTGCGTAATACCGGATTCTTTTTTATAGTCAGTTGTTATCCGCATACGCTTGGAGCATCAACCAAACCCCAAGCCCACCATACGAAGATTCCGCACATTTATTTTCATTTTTATATTAGATTGTGATTTATATCACATATTAAATTTTAGTTTTAATTTAATATAAAGGCATGGAAGAGATGATCATCCCTCACAACAAAAGATCAGCAGCACAGGGCAGCAGCAACCGGTCGCACCGGCAGCAGTTCACG
The window above is part of the Paenibacillus sp. JQZ6Y-1 genome. Proteins encoded here:
- a CDS encoding PTS fructose transporter subunit IIC, with translation MMTTRSKLIGQNIKKHLLTGISYMIPLIVAAGICIALGQVLGGIHVSKAVGTIPYYLNEIGGWGMGLVVPLICAAIAYSISDRPGIAPGLIVGYLCGQIQAGFIGGMVGGFLVGYVVLAIKKYIRLPASMQGLMPVMIIPVLATAFSGLVMFLFIGQPIVWLQNGLVHMLESMQGGSKFVLGAVLGAMATFDFGGPVNKTMSLFADGLLVQGIYGPEAVKFVGSIIPPLGITLSYLFTRNKYTKAEKEALKAAFPMGICMITEGVIPIAARDLVRVVLSCVIASAVAGGLIMTWGVEAPVPHGGLFVVPLFTHPWLFMLALLIGTTICAVVLSAIKKPVTELDEQFDDSIDQQVDEDDIVFTFEKAEKI
- a CDS encoding PTS fructose transporter subunit IIB; this encodes MKIVAVAACTAGIAHTYIAREKLIRGAQARGHEIKVETQGTIGTENELSSADVAAADVVILAVDIKIGGEERFKGKPIIRVKTETVIKSPVQFVEKVEKSLATI
- a CDS encoding ketose-bisphosphate aldolase; the protein is MLLTMSELLKVAQENKFAVGAFNIADSTFVRAVIEEAERSQSPAILSFHPTELEFVTDEFFGYVRERAVKSSVPFVIHLDHGGSIADVVRAIKCGFTSVMIDGSLLPYEENVALTQQVVELAHAVGVSVEAELGTIGSTGNSVEGGVTEVTYTDPNQAEDFVRRTGTDTLAVAIGTAHGIYPKHVKPKLQLDILQDISTRVDIPLVLHGGSSNPDAEIAQSVTMGIAKVNISSDMKYAYFAKAREILAREEWWDPNVIYPECIIAAQEVIRYKMELFQSVGKSELYQKQPVLQ